Below is a window of 'Nostoc azollae' 0708 DNA.
CATAGTTATTTGCTTTGTAAAAGTCTAGTCCCATTTCCCCAATCCCTACCACTTGAGAATCAGAACTGGCTAGAAATTTGATTTTCTCTGCTGTCTGGTGATTCCATTTAGCTGCATCTAGTGGATGCACACCAACAGCAAAACTGATTTCGGGAAACTGGTGAGCTAAGGCTTGAATACTGGCAAACTCTTCTGGGTGAACGCAGGAATGCACTAAACGCACTATCCCTGCTTCTTGCCAACGCGATCGCACTGCTGCTAAATCCGGTTCAAAAAGGTCAAAGTTGAGATGTACGTGGGTGTCTACTAATTGCATGATTCAGTCAGAAGTCATTGCTGGGGACGTTGTAAGTCATTAATCTCTTAGCTGGTAACTAATGACTAATGACTACTATGCCGTTGCCGTTTAAGCAGTTGGTTTGAGCTTATGGGCCAGTCTTGATTTTTTCCTAGCTCCGGTGTTGGGATGAAGTACCCCCCGCTTCACAGCTTTGTCAATTTTGCTGTAAGCTTCGGATATCCGCTCTTCTACTGCTTGTTTTGATTCTGGAGTAGGATTGGCTGTATAGACTTCAACAGCAGCAAAGTATTTTTTCATCAGCGTTTTCACTGCTGATTTATATGCTTTATTACGCAGTCGGTTACGTTCTGCGATTTGGGCGCGTTTGAGAGCAGACTTTGTATTCGCCACAGTCAGTTCCAAAAAGACTATATAATTGTGTACACACACTACTAGATTTACTAATATAGCATCCAAACCGCCAATGTTATCATTTCTGAAAAAAAATTAGGTAACTAGAGGCAGAAGACAGAAAGCGATTTATCTGCCCATTAGTCCATCTTTGCCTATCTTCTTAAAAAATCCCCACATTTGGGTGTGTTTTCCCAATGGGAAATGGCTTAAAATATCTTATCCTAAGATAAATAACCTTAAAGAAAAAAGTAAATAATTATCCTGGGAGTATCAAAAAAATCCAGGTTAAGCTAGAGAAGAGAATCAGAGTCAGCTTTAGGCCTGAATGGGTGAAAGGCAAAACTGGTTTTCAAGCGGGAACATTCTAATTTTGGCATTGTCCTTACTCCATGCTGCGAATTATTACTCAGCAGGCAAACGTTAGAACCGAACTACAACGTATCTGCGAACGTGTACAACGCGCCGAAGGCGAACGCACCCAGGATGAACAATTGCTTCATAAAGAAGCAACCGTGCGGGAAGTGTTGCAGGCAGTTAAACGCCAAGGCGATAAAGCTGTACTGCACTACATAGCCGAATTTGACCATCAAACCTTGCAACCAGAAGAACTACGGGTGACTGGTTCAGAACTGGATGCAGCTTACCAACAGGTATCAAAGGATTTGTTAGCAGCTATTCAGCTAGCTTGTCGCCAAATTGAAGCGTTTCACCGTCAGCGAGTACCAAAAAGCTGGGTACACTTTGGCGATGATGAAGTAGTGCTGGGTAAACGCTATACACCTGTAGATCGGGCAGGTTTATACGTTCCTGGAGGTCGCGCTTCCTATCCCAGTACAGTGTTAATGAATGCTATTCCAGCCAAAGTAGCAGGTGTACCCAGGATATTGATGGTGACACCAGCACGAGGAGGGAAAACGATTAACTCAGCGGTTCTAGTAGCTGCACAAGAAGCTGGGATACAAGAAATTTACCGCATTGGGGGCGCTCAAGCGATCGCAGCTTTAGCTTACGGTACAGAAACTATCCCGAAAGTGAACGTGATTACTGGACCAGGTAACATTTATGTCACTTTGGCCAAAAAGCTAGTCTATGGAACAGTGGGTATTGATTCTTTGGCAGGTCCTAGCGAAGTGCTAATTATTGCCGATCAAACAGCCAATCCCGTTCATGTAGCCACGGACTTATTAGCGCAAGCCGAACATGATCCAATGGCTGCGGCGATTTTGTTAACCACAGATGCTGGTTTGGCAAAAAAAGTCCAAGTGGCTGTAGATAGACAACTGGTGGATCACCCACGACGGATAGATACAGAAAAAGCGATCGCCCATTATGGCTTAATTGTGGTAGTTGAATCCCTAGAAGCAGCAGTAGAACTCTCCAATGAGTTTGCACCTGAACATCTAGAGTTAGAAATTAAAGATCCTTGGTCTTTAATTTCTCAAATCCGCCATGCTGGAGCCATTTTCCTGGGTTACTCAACACCAGAAGCGGTGGGAGACTATTTAGCCGGACCCAACCACACCTTGCCGACTTCTGGTGCGGCTCGTTATGCTTCTGGATTAGGCGTGGAAACTTTCCTCAAACATTCTAGTATTATCCAATACTCACCAACTGCACTGAACAAAGTAGCTAATGCTATTGACTCTTTAGCTACATCTGAAGGTTTAACTTCCCATGCTGATTCAGTCAGAAGGCGAGTTCAGGAGGCAGAGTAATTTAGAATACCTATTTTACTTGAATGCGGTTGACAACTGCTACTCCATAGCTCACTATCGTTACCTTGTGTATTTACCAAAATAAAGCTCACATTCACAAAATTATTGGTGTGTATACCAATAGAATCTTTAATGT
It encodes the following:
- the hisD gene encoding histidinol dehydrogenase, producing the protein MLRIITQQANVRTELQRICERVQRAEGERTQDEQLLHKEATVREVLQAVKRQGDKAVLHYIAEFDHQTLQPEELRVTGSELDAAYQQVSKDLLAAIQLACRQIEAFHRQRVPKSWVHFGDDEVVLGKRYTPVDRAGLYVPGGRASYPSTVLMNAIPAKVAGVPRILMVTPARGGKTINSAVLVAAQEAGIQEIYRIGGAQAIAALAYGTETIPKVNVITGPGNIYVTLAKKLVYGTVGIDSLAGPSEVLIIADQTANPVHVATDLLAQAEHDPMAAAILLTTDAGLAKKVQVAVDRQLVDHPRRIDTEKAIAHYGLIVVVESLEAAVELSNEFAPEHLELEIKDPWSLISQIRHAGAIFLGYSTPEAVGDYLAGPNHTLPTSGAARYASGLGVETFLKHSSIIQYSPTALNKVANAIDSLATSEGLTSHADSVRRRVQEAE
- the rpsT gene encoding 30S ribosomal protein S20, with amino-acid sequence MANTKSALKRAQIAERNRLRNKAYKSAVKTLMKKYFAAVEVYTANPTPESKQAVEERISEAYSKIDKAVKRGVLHPNTGARKKSRLAHKLKPTA